The following are from one region of the Deinococcus terrestris genome:
- a CDS encoding carbohydrate ABC transporter permease, protein MKRGNLTVGEVVRQGLLLLFGLLALFPLYFSVVNSFKDRVQYAENLLDLPFPAHPENYALAWAQIQGPLLNSVVVTVASVLATLIFASLSAYAFALMDFPGRHLLFGVTFALLLVPEFLTLIPLYVQIQALTLPSNYLAIILPTIAAGQPFAILVLRAAFEAIPRDMLEAARLDGAGHLALLRRIVLPVSLPVLVSVAIIRLIPVWNEYLLPSLVLDERHRTLPVALVAFQGGGAATAVTPNYGALMASYVLAAVPLVLLFAFLMRYYIQGVTSGGVKG, encoded by the coding sequence GTGAAGCGCGGAAACCTGACCGTGGGCGAGGTGGTGCGGCAGGGCCTGCTGCTGCTGTTCGGCCTGCTGGCGCTGTTCCCGCTGTACTTCAGCGTGGTCAACTCCTTCAAGGACCGGGTGCAGTACGCCGAGAACCTGCTGGACCTGCCCTTTCCGGCCCACCCGGAGAACTACGCGCTGGCCTGGGCACAGATTCAGGGGCCGCTGCTGAACTCGGTGGTCGTGACGGTGGCGAGCGTGCTGGCGACGTTGATCTTTGCCAGCCTGAGCGCCTACGCCTTCGCGCTGATGGACTTTCCGGGGCGGCACCTGCTGTTCGGGGTCACCTTCGCGCTGCTGCTGGTGCCCGAGTTCCTGACCCTGATTCCGCTGTACGTGCAGATTCAGGCACTGACGCTGCCCAGCAACTACCTCGCGATTATCCTGCCGACCATCGCCGCCGGGCAGCCCTTCGCCATCTTGGTGCTGCGGGCCGCGTTCGAGGCGATTCCGCGCGACATGCTGGAAGCCGCGCGGCTGGACGGGGCCGGGCACCTCGCGCTGCTGCGCCGTATCGTGCTGCCCGTCAGCCTGCCCGTGCTCGTCAGCGTGGCGATCATCCGGCTGATTCCAGTGTGGAACGAGTACCTGTTGCCCTCGCTGGTGCTTGACGAGCGGCACCGCACCCTGCCCGTCGCGCTGGTGGCCTTTCAGGGGGGCGGGGCGGCCACGGCGGTCACGCCGAACTACGGGGCGCTGATGGCTTCCTACGTGCTGGCGGCGGTGCCGCTGGTGCTGCTGTTCGCCTTCCTGATGCGCTACTACATCCAGGGGGTGACGAGCGGCGGGGTGAAGGGGTAA
- a CDS encoding carbohydrate ABC transporter permease: protein MTALPGTRSAPPASRRGPLARLREGWPAYLFLLPTLLVVGYFSYYPAYVAVTRAFTDWDGLNTPNFTGLENFQRALTDPVMGQAALNLAIWVAAGLLLAVVPPLLIAELIFHLRGRRRQYAYRTLFVLPIVIPSLVLLLVWGSFYRSDGLLNTLLGAVGLEGLRHDWLSDLDTALPSLIFLGFPYIDAFNFLLIYAGLQNIPDEVFDAARLDGATGWRRVLRIDLPLLRPQLALIAVLAIIGNVQYFISPLVLTSGGPGFATTVPALLMYYTATRDGEYGYAMAIAVLLMIVVVVLTAFSRLLSRGNR from the coding sequence ATGACCGCCCTGCCCGGCACCCGTTCCGCCCCCCCGGCCTCCCGGCGCGGCCCTCTCGCCCGGCTGCGCGAGGGGTGGCCCGCGTACCTCTTTCTGCTGCCCACCCTGCTGGTGGTGGGGTACTTCTCGTACTACCCGGCCTACGTGGCCGTCACGCGGGCCTTTACCGACTGGGACGGCCTCAACACCCCCAACTTTACGGGGCTGGAGAACTTCCAGCGGGCGCTGACCGATCCAGTGATGGGCCAGGCCGCCCTGAACCTGGCGATCTGGGTGGCGGCGGGGCTGCTGCTGGCCGTGGTGCCCCCCCTGTTGATTGCGGAGCTGATCTTCCACCTGCGCGGGCGGCGGCGGCAATACGCCTACCGAACCCTCTTCGTGCTGCCCATCGTGATTCCTTCGCTGGTGCTGCTGCTGGTGTGGGGAAGCTTCTACCGAAGCGATGGCCTGCTGAATACCCTGCTGGGCGCGGTGGGGCTGGAGGGGCTGCGCCACGACTGGCTCAGCGACTTGGACACGGCGCTGCCCAGCCTGATTTTCCTGGGCTTTCCGTACATCGACGCTTTCAACTTCTTGCTGATCTACGCCGGACTTCAGAACATTCCCGACGAGGTGTTCGACGCCGCGCGGCTGGACGGCGCGACAGGGTGGCGACGGGTGCTGCGGATCGATCTGCCGCTGCTGCGCCCGCAACTCGCGCTGATCGCGGTGCTGGCGATTATCGGGAACGTGCAGTACTTTATCAGCCCGCTGGTGCTGACCTCGGGCGGGCCGGGCTTTGCGACGACGGTGCCCGCGCTGCTGATGTATTACACCGCCACCCGCGACGGCGAGTACGGCTACGCGATGGCGATCGCCGTCCTGCTGATGATCGTGGTGGTCGTGCTGACCGCCTTCTCGCGCCTGCTGAGCCGGGGAAACCGGTGA
- a CDS encoding ABC transporter substrate-binding protein gives MKRTVVLSALLLSSLAVAAPGSWRGTITMSAADYAPNFPGQAKPLKVFQQIAAEYEKKYPGIKIKFHTEPIPDTNTMIRVKAAAGDLFDIYWAQAYSLNSTLPKGVATDLAPYFKQPNPYIPGNKAWQDAMDKAQLAESRSANGAVYTLSGDKVVYGIYYNKDLFKKAGITKVPTSWPELIAASKKLNAAGVYPMHAVPAYPWWSRHFLSDLYAKDYAKLTGYDGLPGQSPLDEAVAISKGILTPKDKRFMSWWPVMKQFTDTWPKDYLTADPAKNYDAFQDFVGQKEAMLYEGSYKAREMQDAGVKFAVGTFNFPKLTKKESPYATGANTANAYAGTGGFQYAMSTPQSNKSLREKGKQQAVLDWMRYFGTPKNLQRLTAEQGTYVPTWPGTSAKLGGLGNFDSGALAAQVKLPERSIGVQTATANLGWVDMQRIFGLYLSGNITLAQAEKQVQTTLDRAAADFARKNNVNLSRYK, from the coding sequence ATGAAGCGTACCGTCGTTCTGTCCGCCTTGCTGCTCAGTTCCCTCGCTGTTGCCGCGCCCGGAAGCTGGCGCGGCACCATCACGATGAGCGCTGCCGACTATGCGCCCAACTTTCCCGGTCAGGCCAAGCCCCTCAAGGTCTTCCAGCAGATCGCCGCCGAGTACGAGAAAAAGTACCCCGGTATCAAGATCAAGTTCCACACCGAGCCGATCCCCGACACCAACACCATGATCCGGGTCAAGGCGGCAGCGGGCGACCTGTTCGACATCTACTGGGCGCAGGCCTACAGCCTGAACTCCACCCTGCCCAAGGGCGTGGCGACCGACCTCGCGCCGTATTTCAAGCAGCCCAACCCCTATATCCCTGGGAACAAAGCCTGGCAGGACGCGATGGACAAAGCGCAGCTCGCCGAAAGCCGCAGCGCGAACGGGGCCGTGTACACCCTGAGCGGCGACAAGGTCGTCTACGGCATCTATTACAACAAAGACCTGTTCAAGAAGGCCGGGATCACCAAGGTCCCCACGAGTTGGCCGGAGCTGATCGCCGCCTCCAAGAAGCTGAACGCAGCGGGGGTCTACCCCATGCACGCCGTGCCCGCCTACCCGTGGTGGAGCCGCCACTTCCTCTCGGACCTGTACGCCAAGGACTACGCGAAGCTCACGGGGTATGACGGGCTGCCGGGGCAGTCCCCGCTGGACGAGGCCGTCGCCATCTCCAAGGGCATCCTGACGCCGAAAGACAAGCGGTTCATGTCGTGGTGGCCAGTGATGAAGCAGTTCACCGACACCTGGCCGAAGGACTACCTGACCGCCGACCCCGCCAAAAACTACGACGCCTTTCAGGATTTCGTGGGGCAGAAGGAAGCAATGCTCTACGAGGGCAGCTACAAGGCCCGCGAGATGCAGGACGCCGGGGTCAAGTTCGCGGTCGGGACCTTCAACTTTCCCAAGCTGACGAAAAAGGAAAGCCCCTACGCGACGGGTGCGAACACCGCCAACGCCTACGCGGGCACGGGCGGCTTCCAGTACGCGATGAGCACCCCGCAGTCCAACAAGTCCCTGCGTGAGAAGGGCAAGCAGCAGGCGGTGCTGGACTGGATGCGCTACTTTGGCACGCCGAAAAACCTCCAGCGCCTGACCGCCGAGCAGGGCACCTACGTCCCGACGTGGCCGGGCACGAGCGCCAAGCTGGGGGGCCTGGGCAACTTTGACAGCGGGGCGCTCGCCGCGCAGGTGAAGCTCCCGGAGCGGTCCATCGGGGTGCAGACAGCCACCGCCAACCTGGGCTGGGTGGACATGCAGCGCATCTTCGGGCTGTATCTCAGCGGGAACATCACGCTGGCCCAGGCGGAAAAGCAGGTGCAGACCACCCTGGACCGCGCCGCCGCCGACTTCGCCCGCAAGAACAACGTGAACCTGTCCAGGTACAAGTGA